In Natrinema versiforme, the following are encoded in one genomic region:
- a CDS encoding universal stress protein, whose translation MEQALVVVDPTEAAKELAHEAGSLIEGVDATAVLIHATTHDEYAARKQAMSTIASSPSEYTTDDAREGAAQFAQDIADEVLSEFKIQYETAGYVGKKGDVVLQAAEEYDCDHIFLPGRKRSPTGKALFGDATQKVLLDYDGPVTVVTN comes from the coding sequence ATGGAGCAAGCACTTGTAGTAGTTGACCCAACGGAGGCAGCCAAGGAACTCGCACATGAGGCGGGGTCGCTTATCGAAGGCGTTGATGCAACTGCTGTGCTGATTCATGCGACGACCCATGATGAATACGCCGCTCGCAAGCAAGCGATGTCGACAATCGCTAGCTCACCGAGTGAGTATACGACCGATGATGCCCGCGAAGGAGCGGCACAGTTCGCACAAGATATCGCAGACGAAGTCCTTTCTGAATTCAAAATCCAGTACGAAACCGCCGGCTATGTCGGCAAAAAGGGTGATGTCGTTCTTCAAGCTGCCGAAGAATACGACTGTGATCATATCTTCCTTCCAGGCCGCAAACGCTCACCCACTGGAAAGGCCTTGTTTGGGGATGCAACACAGAAGGTTCTTTTAGACTATGATGGCCCGGTCACGGTCGTTACAAACTGA
- a CDS encoding nitrate/nitrite transporter: protein MRYIPAVERAVGELWSGGRGKILLAVAFGWFLSISVRMIYPAVLPHIRGTYDLTLTTSGFLLTVLWIAYASGQLPGGILADWIGERPLLITSSLLAAAMLALVIVADSAVILFSATALFGAGTALYGVSRFTILEKTYSEQLGTATGATMAAGDIGNAVMPPAAGFIATAMAWQYGFGLTVPLFLLAAVGLWATLPKRMSAATSLRESIALGDILSTLSQPIVLRGTILLVLWAVIIQAFMGFYPTYLIDVKGASARITTALFGFFFALGILMKPVAGRAYDSIGVRIPLLALMSVASLALAALPFVEAVWLFVPVTVLASSLLGFETIVISDLTRRLPEGTQGTNLGALRTVYLALGALSPVLFGAIAEQGYFDEAFLGIAGLAAIVALTVFASIDY from the coding sequence GTGCGCTACATTCCGGCAGTGGAACGCGCGGTTGGTGAACTCTGGAGTGGTGGACGCGGGAAGATTCTACTCGCCGTTGCCTTCGGCTGGTTCCTATCGATCAGCGTTCGGATGATCTATCCGGCGGTGTTACCACATATTCGCGGCACGTACGATCTTACACTGACGACATCTGGATTCCTCTTGACGGTCCTCTGGATCGCGTATGCGTCTGGCCAACTTCCTGGTGGAATCCTCGCTGACTGGATAGGAGAACGTCCACTATTGATCACCAGTTCGCTCCTCGCCGCGGCGATGCTCGCGCTCGTTATCGTCGCGGACTCGGCGGTCATTCTGTTTTCAGCGACAGCGTTGTTCGGCGCGGGGACAGCACTGTACGGCGTCTCGAGGTTCACGATTTTGGAGAAGACCTATTCCGAGCAACTCGGCACAGCGACGGGTGCGACGATGGCTGCTGGCGATATCGGGAACGCAGTGATGCCACCCGCTGCTGGATTCATTGCGACCGCAATGGCCTGGCAGTACGGATTCGGGCTCACCGTTCCGCTTTTCCTGCTCGCTGCAGTTGGTCTCTGGGCGACGCTTCCAAAACGGATGTCAGCAGCGACATCACTCCGCGAGTCTATCGCGCTCGGAGATATTCTCTCAACGTTGTCTCAACCGATTGTGCTGCGAGGAACCATCTTACTCGTACTCTGGGCCGTAATCATTCAGGCATTCATGGGCTTCTATCCGACGTATTTGATCGACGTGAAGGGGGCCTCAGCACGGATCACAACCGCTCTGTTCGGCTTCTTTTTCGCGCTCGGTATCTTGATGAAGCCCGTTGCGGGTCGGGCCTACGATAGTATCGGCGTTCGAATTCCGCTGTTAGCACTCATGAGTGTGGCAAGTCTGGCTCTTGCCGCGCTTCCGTTCGTCGAAGCAGTGTGGCTGTTCGTCCCCGTGACTGTGCTAGCGAGTAGTCTTCTGGGATTCGAAACAATCGTGATATCAGATCTCACTCGGCGACTTCCGGAGGGAACACAGGGAACGAATTTAGGTGCGCTTCGGACAGTCTATCTCGCGCTCGGCGCGTTGAGTCCGGTCCTCTTCGGGGCGATCGCCGAGCAAGGATACTTCGACGAAGCATTCCTCGGCATCGCCGGTCTGGCTGCTATCGTCGCCCTCACTGTGTTCGCTTCGATCGATTATTGA
- a CDS encoding GntP family permease, translating into MGPFPLQVVDFAHSPLVTFLLGLFIVIVLLVWIDFPAFIGLILAAFSVGVINAIFVADFTPAEAATAVAEAFGSNMTGIGIPILAAAVIGKSMLESGAAQRVVRGFQNVLGEENSDISLLGSSSVLAIPVFFDSVLFLMAPLARSMRARVGRDYTLFLVAVGSGAATAHVFVPPTPGPLAVASEVGSNLGVTILIGIITAIPAAILAGLIYGRWINARLDIPLRDTMSTTTEELQEVADRPTSTLPGMVESLAPIIVAVGLIGSYTVVDAFQEVYPSLELIEPVVVFLGEQNVALMLAAVVAAYSLYRHTEMTTSEWSEELTEALKSGGNIAAITASGGAFGAMLAASGVGDYLANALQEVGVGLLVTAWLIAAIVRIAQGSATAAMLTAAGIMAPLVGQLSVNPAYLVMVIGAGGNIFSWYNDSGFWLVKEIGGLTQEETLQTWTVLTTVISVSGLITTLLVSSLFPLT; encoded by the coding sequence ATGGGGCCGTTCCCGTTACAAGTAGTTGACTTTGCGCACAGTCCTCTGGTAACGTTTCTCCTGGGACTGTTCATTGTTATCGTATTGCTCGTCTGGATCGACTTTCCTGCGTTCATCGGGTTGATCCTCGCAGCATTCAGTGTCGGAGTGATCAACGCAATATTCGTGGCTGACTTCACACCGGCTGAAGCTGCTACGGCAGTCGCAGAGGCCTTCGGGTCCAATATGACTGGGATCGGTATTCCAATCCTTGCCGCGGCCGTTATTGGCAAATCAATGCTGGAAAGCGGTGCCGCTCAGCGAGTCGTTCGCGGATTTCAGAACGTCCTCGGCGAGGAAAACTCCGATATCTCACTACTCGGTAGTAGTTCCGTGCTCGCAATTCCAGTATTCTTCGATAGCGTGTTATTCCTTATGGCTCCTCTCGCACGGTCAATGCGTGCTCGTGTAGGACGGGATTACACGTTGTTCTTGGTCGCCGTCGGGTCTGGGGCGGCGACTGCTCACGTGTTCGTTCCGCCGACACCCGGACCGCTCGCAGTCGCATCAGAAGTCGGTAGCAATCTCGGTGTGACAATTCTCATCGGAATAATAACAGCTATTCCAGCAGCGATCCTTGCCGGGCTCATCTATGGTCGGTGGATCAATGCCCGTCTCGATATTCCGCTCCGAGACACGATGTCGACGACGACCGAAGAACTTCAAGAAGTCGCCGACCGGCCGACTAGCACGCTCCCTGGGATGGTGGAATCGCTCGCTCCGATCATAGTCGCCGTCGGTCTCATCGGTTCGTACACCGTCGTAGATGCGTTTCAAGAGGTATATCCTTCACTCGAACTGATCGAGCCAGTCGTCGTCTTTCTCGGCGAGCAAAACGTCGCGTTGATGCTTGCTGCTGTTGTCGCTGCATACTCGCTATATCGGCATACTGAGATGACAACGAGCGAATGGAGCGAAGAATTAACGGAAGCATTGAAGAGTGGTGGTAATATCGCTGCGATCACGGCTTCCGGCGGAGCGTTCGGTGCGATGCTTGCAGCGTCTGGCGTCGGCGACTACCTCGCAAATGCTCTCCAAGAGGTTGGAGTTGGACTACTAGTTACAGCTTGGTTGATTGCTGCAATCGTCCGGATCGCACAGGGATCGGCGACTGCCGCGATGCTAACTGCGGCTGGAATTATGGCTCCCCTCGTCGGTCAGCTTTCGGTTAATCCAGCATATCTCGTCATGGTCATCGGAGCCGGTGGCAACATCTTCTCCTGGTATAACGATTCTGGATTTTGGCTTGTGAAGGAAATCGGCGGACTTACGCAGGAAGAGACGTTGCAGACTTGGACTGTACTGACAACGGTTATCTCCGTTTCAGGATTGATCACGACGCTACTCGTCTCGTCACTGTTCCCACTCACCTAG
- the cofH gene encoding 7,8-didemethyl-8-hydroxy-5-deazariboflavin synthase subunit CofH yields the protein MSWIDKEAAALANSELDFEYQPETNQSFENALTKARDGKRLTVADAVELLTTGSGSEGLDPDRKEAVLEVADRRRAEMVGDEVTFIANLNNNVTTACNTGCLFCNFKDTAHQFEKDSEQEHPGFTKTPAESRKIVRDGVERGIYEVTSVSGLHPALALNEEHRTLLDPDDPQLNYKPPAVYDTDPSTYKEQIRAMSVDGVHVHSMTPEEVHHAQRGAEWDYKHVYRELEQVGLDTVPGTAAEILVDEVREIICPGKIDTEQWMDSMRAAAGVGLPMTATIMYGHVENEMHRAMHLKRVRDLQDETDNITEFIPLSFIHQQTPLHEHGVVSSGASNAEDELMIAVSRLFLDNIDHIQSSWVKYGDEHGLKLLNCGADDFMGTVLSEEITKRAGGDHGEFRSFVDYAEMISAIGRVPVERSTDYTKRRRIDPDESPLGPKLGPKADGTPLLTENHTDSGSSSGPTVVDDD from the coding sequence GTGTCCTGGATTGACAAAGAAGCAGCGGCCTTAGCAAATTCAGAACTTGACTTTGAGTATCAACCAGAGACTAACCAGTCCTTTGAGAATGCACTCACAAAGGCTCGCGATGGAAAGCGGCTCACCGTGGCAGATGCCGTCGAGTTACTTACTACTGGGTCAGGTTCTGAAGGGCTTGATCCAGACCGAAAAGAAGCTGTCCTCGAAGTAGCAGACCGACGCCGTGCCGAGATGGTCGGCGATGAGGTGACGTTTATCGCCAACCTCAATAACAACGTTACAACGGCCTGCAACACAGGCTGTCTATTCTGCAATTTCAAGGATACCGCACATCAGTTCGAGAAAGACTCTGAACAGGAACATCCCGGATTCACCAAGACACCCGCAGAGTCACGGAAGATAGTCCGTGATGGAGTTGAACGCGGTATATACGAAGTCACATCCGTCTCAGGCCTTCATCCGGCACTTGCGTTGAACGAGGAACACAGAACGCTTCTGGATCCTGATGATCCACAACTCAACTACAAACCTCCAGCAGTCTACGATACCGATCCCTCTACCTATAAAGAACAGATCCGCGCAATGAGTGTTGACGGCGTACACGTTCATTCGATGACGCCCGAAGAGGTGCATCACGCTCAGCGAGGTGCTGAGTGGGACTACAAACACGTGTACCGTGAACTCGAACAAGTGGGTCTTGATACCGTACCAGGGACAGCGGCTGAAATTCTCGTCGATGAAGTGCGTGAGATCATCTGTCCGGGGAAAATCGATACTGAGCAGTGGATGGACTCGATGCGTGCTGCAGCCGGTGTAGGACTTCCGATGACAGCCACGATCATGTACGGGCACGTCGAAAACGAGATGCACCGTGCGATGCATCTCAAACGCGTTCGGGATCTACAAGATGAAACAGACAATATTACTGAGTTCATCCCACTTTCATTCATCCACCAACAGACGCCTCTCCATGAACACGGAGTTGTTTCGAGCGGTGCGAGTAACGCTGAAGATGAGTTGATGATCGCGGTATCACGGCTTTTCCTTGATAATATCGATCACATCCAGTCCTCATGGGTAAAGTACGGCGACGAACATGGCCTCAAACTCTTGAATTGCGGCGCTGATGACTTTATGGGGACTGTTCTATCAGAAGAAATTACCAAGCGTGCAGGCGGCGACCATGGTGAGTTCCGCTCGTTTGTCGACTATGCCGAGATGATTTCGGCAATCGGCCGCGTTCCAGTCGAACGGTCAACAGACTACACCAAGCGACGGCGAATCGACCCGGATGAGTCTCCGCTTGGGCCGAAACTTGGCCCGAAAGCGGATGGAACTCCACTCCTTACCGAGAATCATACGGATAGCGGCTCGTCAAGTGGGCCTACAGTTGTGGACGACGATTAA
- a CDS encoding TIGR03557 family F420-dependent LLM class oxidoreductase — protein MTEIGFTLSSEEHHPNDLVEYATRAEAIGFDFLSISDHFHPWISAQGDAPFVWSTLGGVAAATDEIDVGVGVSAPIVRIHPAIYAQAAATTAAMFDDRQFFAGVGTGELLNEHVLGDRWPEHEVRLEMLEEAVEVIDELWTGQQVSHRGEHYTVENAKLFTLPEERPPICVSAYGERAAKAAADFGDGFWSVGPQDVVETWEQHGGEGPRFCQLQACVADSEDEAVSTAHEQWPIAGLKGELNSVLPTPKHFEQATQMVSEEDIAESSIMTGPDAQQHIDAIQGAIDTGYDHVYVMQIGDDQDALLEMYREEVLPSFS, from the coding sequence ATGACTGAAATCGGATTTACCCTTTCGAGCGAAGAGCACCACCCGAACGATCTGGTCGAGTACGCGACGCGGGCCGAAGCGATCGGCTTCGATTTCCTCTCGATCTCGGACCACTTCCACCCGTGGATCAGCGCGCAAGGCGACGCGCCGTTCGTCTGGTCGACGCTCGGCGGTGTCGCTGCAGCGACGGACGAGATCGATGTCGGCGTGGGCGTCTCGGCGCCGATCGTACGCATCCACCCGGCGATCTACGCGCAGGCAGCCGCGACGACGGCAGCGATGTTCGACGATCGGCAGTTCTTCGCCGGCGTCGGGACGGGCGAACTGCTCAACGAGCATGTCCTCGGCGATCGCTGGCCAGAGCACGAAGTCCGCCTGGAGATGCTCGAGGAGGCGGTTGAGGTGATCGACGAGCTCTGGACGGGCCAACAGGTCAGTCACCGCGGCGAACATTATACCGTCGAGAACGCGAAGCTGTTCACGCTCCCCGAGGAACGGCCGCCGATCTGCGTGTCGGCGTACGGCGAGCGCGCCGCGAAAGCGGCAGCCGATTTCGGCGACGGGTTCTGGTCGGTCGGCCCCCAAGACGTCGTCGAGACGTGGGAACAACACGGCGGGGAGGGTCCCCGTTTTTGCCAACTCCAAGCCTGCGTCGCCGACAGCGAGGACGAGGCCGTCTCCACCGCACACGAACAGTGGCCGATAGCGGGTCTGAAGGGGGAACTGAACTCCGTCTTGCCGACGCCGAAACACTTCGAGCAGGCGACACAGATGGTTTCGGAAGAGGATATCGCGGAGAGCAGCATCATGACCGGACCGGACGCCCAACAACACATCGACGCGATTCAGGGGGCGATCGACACTGGGTACGATCACGTCTACGTAATGCAGATCGGGGACGACCAGGACGCCCTCCTGGAGATGTACCGAGAAGAAGTCCTTCCGTCGTTCTCGTGA